The Salinibaculum sp. SYNS191 genome has a window encoding:
- the dsrO gene encoding sulfate reduction electron transfer complex DsrMKJOP subunit DsrO — MTNYGLVIDQERCIGCQACAVSCKQENNVPMGQYWNRVLTEGGDKIDTPAGGYPEDGQEGSLDMKYQPTACQHCENAPCVKVCPVNATYTRDDGIVEIDYDKCIGCRYCMAACPYNARVFNWDEPEHMPEEGTGDVSARPQGVVEKCTFCSHRVDEGLDPACVVNCPADARIFGDLDEETSTVSKYIDKYETNQLLEDRGTNPKTHYIRGEMSPGRPQTSDKLESELDDVTPFSDGADDVPSDPDGSGGDGASGGHHSIDDDAVPHVPSVKSGGAD; from the coding sequence ATGACGAACTACGGCTTAGTAATCGACCAGGAGCGGTGTATCGGCTGTCAGGCCTGTGCCGTCTCCTGCAAGCAGGAGAACAACGTCCCCATGGGACAGTACTGGAACCGCGTCCTCACCGAAGGCGGGGACAAAATAGACACCCCGGCGGGCGGCTATCCCGAAGACGGCCAGGAGGGGTCGCTCGACATGAAGTACCAGCCGACGGCGTGTCAACACTGTGAGAACGCGCCCTGTGTGAAGGTCTGTCCGGTTAACGCGACCTACACCAGAGACGACGGAATCGTCGAAATCGACTACGACAAGTGTATCGGGTGCCGGTACTGCATGGCCGCCTGCCCGTACAACGCCCGGGTGTTCAACTGGGACGAGCCCGAGCACATGCCCGAGGAGGGGACGGGAGACGTTTCCGCCCGTCCACAGGGCGTCGTCGAGAAGTGTACGTTCTGTAGCCACCGCGTCGACGAGGGGCTCGACCCGGCCTGCGTGGTGAACTGCCCGGCCGACGCGCGCATCTTCGGCGACCTCGACGAGGAGACGAGCACCGTCTCGAAGTACATCGACAAGTACGAGACGAACCAGCTGCTCGAAGACCGCGGGACGAACCCCAAGACGCACTACATCCGCGGAGAGATGAGCCCGGGTCGCCCCCAGACCAGCGACAAACTGGAGAGCGAACTCGACGACGTCACGCCGTTTTCCGACGGCGCTGACGACGTCCCGTCCGACCCCGACGGTAGTGGTGGTGACGGAGCGAGCGGAGGGCATCACTCGATCGACGACGATGCAGTACCACACGTGCCGTCCGTGAAGTCTGGAGGTGCAGACTAA
- a CDS encoding molybdopterin-dependent oxidoreductase, with protein sequence MSDSDGVNRRDVLKASGAVAALGLGGGGYFQTLVESGDDQVSQRDTGFTSFVGQNEVTQTVCSPNCRGKCPIDVHVRDGQIRKIEPHPPEDEQYKRACVLGLSHTQRVYDPTRLKYPMKRAGWSPDEPNPEGRGPDAEFERVSWDEALDLVADKMQALKSEQGAESVLFHEGSGNYGQTGKSFKRLASLFGATQSAWGIDANVGRGFNRVTGTGFFLPPTNEAEDWENANTIIVWGSDIFSSQFQMDASKILDAIENGAKLVVVDPVYTTTASKADLWLPVKPGKDVHLALAMMHTVFEEETYDEDFLRKRTTGPALVRKDTGELLKASEVFEDGDEDQVVAVEQGTDSPVALEPETGGPYALFGEYTVDGIDCETALTRLRDHVSDYAPEAVAEKTGVNAENIRTAIRWLATRGPGGIASSYALGRYKHGHIFGQAYAMLMGLTGDYGRHGNIHAHHSGGATLAAGDWAAPEDADPGPSMFFPEYPDAMIDGDPHEIRAVYSIESNMMGNQFPDRQRFKEAIRSLEMYVVADMHHTDTVQHADIIFPVPHWFEQEDISSGWGSHPHLGYRHKVQEPLWETKDDYYAIRGLAERLGFGDRFPETKRDMLRELTSRDDAIDFDTLFEQGTQKKETVPIVKYTDEFPTETGRIKMYDDDAPSEEGVTFDVPRPLEDRTADDHEKAEEYPLLFMQKHSRFRIHSQYEMLNWVREINPEPQLDIHPADAKARGIEDGDYVRVYNDRGEMVVKAKYNEAFQPGLVNTDQGWWSRDYVKGHHNDLTHNEVSDIGQTMAFYDVRIEVEPADDVDVSKYAEGNPAGSDATASHAGGD encoded by the coding sequence ATGAGTGATTCGGACGGAGTCAATCGACGCGACGTATTGAAAGCCAGCGGTGCTGTCGCCGCACTCGGTCTCGGCGGTGGCGGGTACTTCCAGACACTCGTCGAAAGCGGCGACGACCAGGTGTCACAGCGTGACACCGGTTTCACGAGTTTCGTCGGGCAGAACGAGGTCACCCAGACCGTCTGCTCACCGAACTGCCGCGGGAAGTGCCCGATAGACGTCCACGTTCGAGACGGTCAGATTCGGAAGATAGAGCCCCATCCGCCGGAAGACGAACAGTACAAACGGGCCTGCGTGCTCGGGCTCTCACACACCCAGCGCGTGTACGACCCGACGCGGCTGAAATACCCGATGAAGCGCGCAGGCTGGTCCCCGGATGAACCCAATCCCGAGGGCCGGGGCCCCGACGCCGAGTTCGAGCGTGTCTCCTGGGACGAGGCACTGGACCTGGTCGCGGACAAGATGCAGGCACTGAAGTCGGAGCAGGGCGCGGAGAGCGTGCTCTTCCACGAGGGGTCGGGAAACTACGGACAGACCGGGAAGTCCTTCAAGCGACTGGCCTCGCTGTTCGGTGCGACCCAGTCTGCGTGGGGAATCGACGCCAACGTCGGCCGCGGGTTCAACCGCGTCACCGGCACCGGCTTTTTCCTCCCGCCGACGAACGAGGCCGAAGACTGGGAGAACGCGAACACCATCATCGTCTGGGGCTCGGACATCTTCTCGAGTCAGTTCCAGATGGACGCCTCGAAGATACTCGACGCGATCGAGAACGGGGCGAAACTCGTCGTCGTCGACCCGGTGTACACGACGACGGCGTCGAAGGCAGACCTGTGGCTCCCTGTCAAACCCGGCAAAGACGTCCACCTCGCGCTCGCGATGATGCACACCGTCTTCGAGGAGGAGACGTACGACGAGGACTTCCTCCGGAAACGGACGACCGGACCTGCGCTGGTCCGCAAGGACACCGGGGAGTTACTGAAGGCGAGCGAGGTCTTCGAGGACGGCGACGAGGATCAGGTCGTCGCAGTCGAACAGGGAACCGACAGCCCGGTCGCACTCGAACCCGAGACCGGCGGCCCGTACGCGCTCTTCGGAGAGTACACCGTCGACGGTATCGACTGCGAGACGGCACTGACGAGGCTTCGCGACCACGTATCGGACTACGCACCCGAAGCGGTCGCCGAGAAGACCGGCGTCAACGCCGAGAACATCCGCACTGCGATCCGGTGGCTTGCGACCCGCGGCCCCGGCGGCATCGCCTCGAGTTACGCACTCGGGCGCTACAAACACGGTCACATCTTCGGGCAGGCGTACGCGATGCTGATGGGACTGACCGGGGACTACGGTCGGCACGGAAACATCCACGCCCACCACTCCGGCGGTGCGACGCTCGCCGCCGGTGACTGGGCCGCGCCGGAAGACGCCGACCCGGGACCCTCGATGTTCTTCCCGGAGTACCCCGACGCGATGATCGACGGCGACCCGCACGAGATCAGAGCCGTCTACTCCATCGAGTCGAACATGATGGGCAACCAGTTCCCGGACCGCCAGCGGTTCAAAGAGGCCATCAGGAGTCTCGAGATGTACGTGGTCGCGGACATGCACCACACGGATACGGTCCAGCACGCCGACATCATCTTCCCGGTTCCCCACTGGTTCGAGCAGGAAGACATCAGCTCCGGTTGGGGGTCACATCCGCATCTCGGGTACCGGCACAAGGTGCAGGAACCCCTGTGGGAGACGAAAGACGACTACTACGCGATCCGTGGTCTCGCAGAGCGGCTGGGGTTCGGCGACCGGTTCCCGGAGACGAAACGCGACATGCTCCGGGAACTCACCAGCCGAGACGACGCCATCGACTTCGACACGCTGTTCGAGCAGGGGACGCAGAAAAAAGAGACCGTGCCGATCGTCAAGTACACCGACGAGTTCCCCACGGAAACGGGACGCATCAAGATGTACGACGACGACGCCCCGAGCGAGGAGGGAGTCACGTTCGACGTCCCGCGGCCGCTCGAAGACCGGACGGCCGACGACCACGAGAAGGCGGAGGAGTACCCGCTGCTGTTCATGCAGAAGCACAGTCGCTTCCGCATCCACTCGCAGTACGAGATGCTAAACTGGGTCCGGGAGATCAACCCCGAACCCCAGTTGGACATCCATCCGGCCGACGCGAAGGCACGCGGTATCGAGGACGGCGACTACGTCCGGGTGTACAACGACCGCGGCGAGATGGTCGTGAAAGCGAAGTACAACGAAGCGTTCCAGCCCGGCCTGGTCAACACCGACCAGGGGTGGTGGTCCCGCGACTACGTCAAGGGCCACCACAACGACCTCACCCACAACGAGGTCAGTGATATCGGACAGACGATGGCGTTCTACGACGTCCGTATCGAAGTCGAACCCGCGGACGACGTCGACGTCAGCAAGTACGCGGAGGGGAATCCGGCGGGGTCCGACGCCACGGCTTCCCACGCTGGAGGTGACTGA
- a CDS encoding 4Fe-4S ferredoxin N-terminal domain-containing protein — protein sequence MDDPQQPKLTPLPEWEAETARILDGVDYDADLGMRMARDAIRVSNGEMTDAEFHEKYHEEVLAEFGEDERPTKPEGFEDE from the coding sequence ATGGACGACCCACAGCAGCCGAAATTGACGCCACTTCCCGAATGGGAAGCCGAGACGGCGAGGATTCTGGATGGCGTCGACTACGACGCTGATCTGGGAATGCGAATGGCTCGGGACGCGATTCGTGTTTCGAACGGGGAGATGACTGACGCCGAGTTCCACGAAAAGTACCACGAGGAGGTGCTGGCCGAGTTCGGCGAGGACGAGCGGCCGACCAAACCGGAGGGATTCGAGGATGAGTGA
- a CDS encoding helix-turn-helix domain-containing protein gives MEDPESGFEGSMGDTSKERTLQILFEVELPHGCSCPLLTPSSQVENVHNQVTDSVCHAEMTVSEDSDTTHVVHETNHVEQSCLCLAFSEVGCVPRIQSADGDTVMVETYVSDRETITELVDRLKSVTEGVSLRRLTTRQREGGVESNRTTVDISDLTPKQREAAMVAVSEGYYETPRQTSFDELAATLDISKSALSQRLSAIESKLATAVFDP, from the coding sequence ATGGAAGATCCCGAGAGCGGATTCGAGGGTTCGATGGGGGATACCTCGAAAGAGCGAACCCTTCAGATACTGTTCGAGGTAGAACTGCCCCACGGCTGTTCGTGTCCGCTCTTGACTCCCAGTTCGCAGGTCGAGAACGTCCACAACCAGGTTACCGATAGCGTCTGTCACGCAGAAATGACCGTCAGCGAAGACAGCGATACCACGCACGTGGTCCACGAGACGAACCACGTCGAGCAGTCCTGTCTCTGTCTCGCGTTCAGCGAGGTCGGATGCGTCCCGCGCATCCAGAGTGCCGACGGCGACACCGTCATGGTCGAGACGTACGTTTCGGACCGCGAAACCATCACCGAGTTGGTCGACCGCCTCAAGTCCGTTACCGAAGGCGTCAGTCTCCGACGACTCACTACCAGACAGCGAGAAGGGGGCGTCGAGTCCAACCGGACGACCGTCGACATCTCCGATCTCACTCCAAAGCAGCGAGAAGCGGCGATGGTCGCGGTGAGCGAAGGATATTATGAAACGCCTCGTCAGACCTCTTTCGACGAACTTGCCGCGACGCTAGACATCTCGAAATCGGCGCTCTCACAGCGACTGAGCGCCATCGAATCGAAGTTGGCGACAGCGGTCTTCGATCCCTGA
- a CDS encoding helix-turn-helix transcriptional regulator, whose amino-acid sequence MLRRVLVALTVVLLVTTAVSSVPGGLASSPSVPADTDASAPFQTTPDGFTNTAFEIRLYENTSARWTVRHTTPLDNETEIEQFESYARRFENTTTETYTDFTIRAERLVAFGTNGTGRQMRATGFSRDARVEQLGADRGVVELSFLWTNFSRERDGVVVAGDVFQGGMYINRGQRLVMAPGGNLTFDRVDPPPDSLEVEGNLTASETVTWFGGDDGTQFADSRPLAVLTVPDAAGGGTGGTGGTGGDGSSPTATADATETGTPDSPSTGGFGPLAFVLALLLLVGLGGGIAWYSGTLPDIVSGSDDGGAEAAQAETDTPATEGAAPEPAIPEEELLSDEDRVLKLLEDNGGRMKQVNIVEETEWSKSKVSMLLSEMEEAGDISKLRVGRENIISIKGEEPDAVGSPFDDE is encoded by the coding sequence ATGCTCCGCCGGGTACTCGTCGCCCTCACCGTCGTCCTCCTGGTCACGACAGCCGTCAGTTCGGTGCCGGGAGGGCTCGCCTCCTCCCCGTCTGTCCCCGCCGACACCGACGCCAGTGCTCCCTTCCAGACGACGCCGGACGGGTTCACGAACACCGCCTTCGAGATACGGCTCTACGAGAACACCTCGGCGCGGTGGACAGTGCGCCATACGACCCCGCTGGACAACGAAACCGAAATCGAGCAGTTCGAGAGCTACGCCCGGCGCTTCGAGAACACCACCACGGAGACGTACACCGACTTCACGATTCGCGCCGAGCGACTGGTCGCCTTCGGCACGAACGGCACCGGCAGGCAGATGCGGGCGACGGGATTCAGCCGCGACGCCAGGGTCGAACAGCTCGGGGCGGACCGGGGCGTCGTCGAACTCTCCTTCCTCTGGACGAACTTCTCCCGGGAGAGAGACGGCGTCGTCGTCGCCGGCGACGTGTTCCAGGGCGGGATGTACATCAACCGCGGCCAGCGCCTCGTGATGGCCCCCGGCGGGAACCTCACCTTCGACCGGGTCGACCCACCGCCGGACTCCCTGGAAGTGGAGGGCAACCTCACCGCCAGCGAGACGGTGACGTGGTTCGGCGGCGACGACGGCACCCAGTTCGCAGATAGTAGACCGCTGGCGGTCCTGACAGTGCCCGACGCGGCGGGCGGTGGGACCGGCGGCACTGGCGGGACAGGTGGTGATGGTAGCTCGCCGACTGCCACCGCCGACGCTACCGAGACGGGGACGCCCGACTCGCCGTCGACCGGCGGGTTCGGACCGCTGGCGTTCGTCCTCGCGTTGCTCCTCCTGGTCGGTCTGGGAGGCGGTATCGCGTGGTACTCCGGAACGCTTCCGGACATCGTGAGCGGGTCCGACGACGGGGGTGCCGAGGCCGCACAGGCAGAGACGGACACTCCGGCGACCGAGGGGGCGGCCCCGGAGCCTGCCATCCCGGAAGAGGAACTGCTGTCGGACGAGGACCGCGTGCTGAAACTGCTGGAGGACAACGGCGGCCGGATGAAGCAGGTCAACATCGTCGAGGAGACCGAGTGGTCGAAATCCAAGGTCAGCATGCTGCTCTCGGAGATGGAGGAGGCGGGCGATATCAGCAAACTCCGGGTCGGCCGCGAGAACATCATCAGCATCAAAGGCGAGGAGCCGGACGCCGTCGGCTCGCCGTTCGACGACGAGTGA
- the thyX gene encoding FAD-dependent thymidylate synthase, whose product MQVQLLEATEDPERLICQGARNDYMGEFVGDLPFEEVMGTTDGETIEDKQATLIHHLLDHGHFGPFEHPHATFAIEGVSRSCMAQLTRHRHVSFDVQSMRYVSFDDVDPADVREGEMVVIPPSATDPDWVGRNQKRGSVDEADVERREEIFTDTIANAVESYQELLDLGMPPEDARFVLPIGTKVNIVMTMNARMLMHVADMRAAADAQWEIREMTERVLDIAKEWCPITFEHYEQEMRNRKNRLAP is encoded by the coding sequence ATGCAGGTCCAACTGCTCGAAGCCACCGAGGACCCAGAACGTCTCATCTGCCAGGGCGCGCGCAACGACTACATGGGCGAGTTCGTCGGTGACCTCCCCTTCGAGGAGGTCATGGGGACGACCGACGGCGAGACCATCGAGGACAAGCAGGCGACGCTCATCCACCACCTGCTCGACCACGGGCACTTCGGCCCCTTCGAGCATCCCCACGCCACCTTCGCAATCGAGGGCGTCAGCCGCTCGTGTATGGCGCAACTGACCCGTCACCGCCACGTCTCCTTCGACGTCCAGTCGATGCGGTACGTCTCCTTCGACGACGTCGACCCCGCGGACGTCCGGGAGGGCGAGATGGTCGTCATCCCGCCCTCGGCCACGGACCCCGACTGGGTGGGGCGCAACCAGAAGCGCGGCAGCGTCGACGAGGCTGACGTCGAACGCCGCGAGGAGATATTCACGGACACCATCGCGAATGCCGTCGAGTCCTACCAGGAACTGCTCGACCTCGGCATGCCGCCCGAGGACGCCCGCTTCGTGCTCCCCATCGGGACGAAGGTCAACATCGTGATGACGATGAACGCGCGCATGCTGATGCACGTCGCGGACATGCGCGCTGCCGCGGACGCCCAGTGGGAAATCAGAGAGATGACCGAACGGGTCCTCGATATCGCGAAAGAGTGGTGTCCCATCACGTTCGAACACTACGAACAGGAGATGAGAAACCGGAAGAACCGCCTCGCTCCCTGA
- a CDS encoding DUF7504 family protein: MYDLSNVVDVDAMSSVAPGSSLLVTGAAMTGKDALLTDLLADGVASSNGAVAVTTGGRAEDLVADIEDRTGGLDSAAICGIDCRADSNREELELDGGAYVHRVASPSDMTGIGIGITNCFERLHDAGLDSGRLGLTNLSTMVTYTDRQTVFKFCHVLSSRLDSAGFLGVFTIDSSAHDKQTLQVLKQAFDGLVELRENDGTREARVRGLQPEPSPWVEL; this comes from the coding sequence ATGTACGACCTCTCCAACGTCGTCGACGTCGACGCAATGTCGTCGGTCGCACCGGGGTCGAGTCTCCTCGTCACCGGCGCGGCGATGACCGGCAAGGATGCACTGCTGACCGACCTGCTGGCCGACGGCGTGGCGTCGTCCAACGGGGCAGTCGCTGTCACCACCGGGGGCCGCGCGGAGGACCTGGTGGCGGACATCGAGGACCGAACCGGGGGACTCGACAGCGCTGCAATCTGTGGCATCGACTGCCGGGCCGACTCCAACCGCGAGGAACTCGAACTCGACGGCGGTGCGTACGTCCACCGCGTCGCCTCGCCGTCGGACATGACCGGTATCGGCATCGGCATCACGAACTGCTTCGAGCGACTCCACGACGCGGGCCTCGACAGCGGTCGCCTCGGGCTGACCAACCTCTCGACGATGGTCACCTACACCGACCGCCAGACCGTCTTCAAGTTCTGTCACGTGCTCTCCTCGCGACTCGACTCGGCGGGCTTTCTGGGCGTGTTCACCATCGACTCCTCGGCTCACGACAAACAGACGCTCCAGGTACTCAAGCAGGCCTTCGACGGGCTCGTCGAACTCCGGGAGAACGACGGGACGCGGGAGGCCCGTGTGAGGGGGCTGCAGCCCGAACCCTCCCCGTGGGTCGAACTCTGA
- a CDS encoding response regulator transcription factor: MSDAQPPVVLIVEDEPDVADTYRLWLADDYDVRVAENGDEGLEELNSDVDVVLLDRMMPGLSGDEVLAHIRDEELDCRVAMVTAVEPDFDILEMGFDAYLSKPIKSDQLEDTVTNLLERSEYDSLLQEYYSLVEKQATLEATKSRAELAESEEYEKLTSRIGDLRGELSETLGGIEDDEDFIATIRGLSNQDEN, translated from the coding sequence ATGTCAGACGCGCAACCACCCGTCGTGCTCATCGTCGAGGACGAGCCCGACGTCGCCGACACGTACCGTCTCTGGCTGGCGGACGACTACGACGTCCGCGTGGCAGAAAACGGAGACGAGGGGCTGGAAGAACTGAACAGCGACGTCGACGTGGTGCTGCTCGACCGGATGATGCCCGGTCTCTCCGGGGACGAGGTGCTCGCACACATCCGGGACGAGGAACTCGACTGTCGCGTAGCGATGGTGACCGCCGTCGAGCCGGACTTCGACATCCTGGAGATGGGCTTCGACGCGTACCTCTCGAAGCCGATCAAGAGCGACCAGCTCGAAGACACCGTGACGAACCTCCTCGAACGCTCGGAGTACGACAGCCTCCTCCAGGAGTACTACTCGCTGGTCGAGAAGCAGGCGACCCTGGAGGCGACCAAGAGCCGTGCGGAACTCGCCGAGAGCGAGGAGTACGAGAAACTCACGTCGCGCATCGGGGACCTCCGCGGCGAGCTCTCGGAGACGCTCGGTGGCATCGAGGACGACGAGGACTTCATCGCCACGATTCGTGGCCTGAGCAACCAGGACGAGAACTGA
- a CDS encoding MBL fold metallo-hydrolase, whose translation MIQNLAAGQQGFTSNVFLVAGERTVLVDVGNQFDVVAATREYVDDIDAVVLTHTHPDHVGNLAAVVDAFDVDVWGFDTDADGVDHAIADGETVLLGDDEYEALHTPGHKDDHLCFYSRSNQTLFAGDLVFANGGFGRTDLEEGDRGLLVESVGRVLDTVDEELQAMHTGHGPSVTANPHTDIELALQAARMRA comes from the coding sequence ATGATACAGAATCTGGCGGCTGGGCAACAGGGGTTCACCAGCAACGTCTTCCTCGTCGCCGGCGAGCGGACCGTCCTCGTCGACGTCGGCAACCAGTTCGACGTCGTGGCTGCCACCCGCGAGTACGTCGACGACATCGACGCGGTGGTGCTGACGCACACCCACCCCGACCACGTCGGGAACCTCGCCGCCGTCGTCGACGCGTTCGACGTGGACGTCTGGGGGTTCGACACCGATGCCGACGGCGTCGACCACGCCATCGCCGACGGCGAGACCGTGCTGCTCGGCGACGACGAGTACGAGGCGCTGCACACGCCCGGTCACAAGGACGACCACCTCTGCTTCTACTCGCGGAGCAACCAGACGCTGTTCGCCGGCGACCTCGTCTTCGCCAACGGCGGATTCGGCCGGACCGACCTGGAGGAGGGTGACCGGGGGCTGCTCGTCGAGAGCGTCGGCCGCGTCCTCGACACCGTCGACGAGGAACTGCAGGCGATGCACACCGGACACGGGCCGAGCGTGACTGCCAACCCCCACACCGACATCGAACTGGCGCTGCAGGCGGCCCGGATGCGGGCCTGA